One window from the genome of Cricetulus griseus strain 17A/GY chromosome 2, alternate assembly CriGri-PICRH-1.0, whole genome shotgun sequence encodes:
- the LOC100759732 gene encoding vesicle-associated membrane protein-associated protein A translates to MASASGAPEKLRQILVVNPPKVLKFKGPFTAVVTRRFKLRNPSERKVCFKVKSTSPYCYCVRPSSGVVEPGCTVTVAAMLQPFSYDPSQEVKHKFMVQTVFAPPDTSDLGAVWKEAKPGELMDSRLKCVFEIPEESVRQDEGLRLRKAALRDNPWLTSATSLKQSHTARAPLPVVLLVIGAVFIGFFLGKFIL, encoded by the coding sequence ATGGCGTCCGCCTCCGGCGCCCCCGAGAAACTCCGGCAGATCCTGGTCGTCAACCCGCCCAAGGTCCTCAAGTTCAAAGGCCCCTTCACCGCTGTAGTCACCAGGCGTTTTAAACTGCGCAACCCGTCGGAGAGGAAAGTGTGCTTCAAGGTGAAGAGCACCAGCCCTTACTGCTACTGCGTGCGCCCCAGCAGCGGCGTCGTCGAGCCGGGCTGCACAGTGACTGTCGCCGCCATGCTGCAGCCCTTCTCCTATGACCCCAGCCAGGAGGTTAAGCACAAATTCATGGTGCAGACAGTGTTTGCTCCCCCGGACACTTCGGATCTGGGGGCCGTGTGGAAGGAGGCGAAACCAGGTGAACTCATGGATTCGAGATTGAAGTGTGTATTTGAAATACCGGAAGAAAGTGTCAGACAGGATGAAGGCTTGAGACTGAGAAAGGCAGCCCTTCGCGATAATCCTTGGCTCACCTCCGCCACGTCCTTGAAGCAGAGTCACACGGCGAGGGCGCCTCTTCCTGTTGTTCTGCTTGTGATTGGAGCAGTTTTCATTGGCTTCTTTCTGGGGAAATTCATCTTGTAG